A window from [Chlorobium] sp. 445 encodes these proteins:
- a CDS encoding metallophosphoesterase: MTGDIVDVVNFEDLWALREVLERNGILNWERVTIIPGNHDIFGKYEFNGILGLRDTALRAMESKGISYHRKLSEFCEIFRETITDDKDEPVNFPFIKILRGGPSGIAIVGFNSVLEWSLKINPSGSRGYVHAEERRAVEQPHVRAILDGKFTIALFHHAYRIYEPQNAADRAFVWSMELIEREAFLKTLKTIGAKLALHGHYHKAEEYRIDGIHFINSGSVRRSGNKFNAITIHSDGSYENRFVRL; this comes from the coding sequence ATGACTGGCGACATTGTCGATGTTGTCAATTTTGAAGATTTATGGGCACTGCGCGAAGTCCTCGAGCGCAATGGCATTCTCAACTGGGAGCGCGTTACAATCATTCCGGGCAATCATGACATTTTTGGCAAGTATGAATTCAATGGTATTTTAGGCTTGCGCGATACGGCGCTGCGCGCCATGGAATCCAAAGGCATTAGTTATCACCGTAAGCTTAGCGAATTTTGCGAGATTTTTCGTGAGACGATTACAGATGACAAAGATGAGCCTGTCAATTTTCCCTTTATCAAAATTCTTCGTGGTGGTCCAAGTGGCATTGCTATTGTTGGCTTTAACAGTGTTCTGGAATGGTCGCTCAAAATTAATCCTTCTGGCTCGCGTGGCTATGTGCATGCTGAAGAGCGGCGCGCTGTTGAGCAACCGCATGTGCGCGCCATTCTGGATGGCAAATTTACGATTGCCCTTTTTCATCACGCCTATCGTATCTATGAACCACAAAATGCAGCGGACCGCGCCTTTGTTTGGTCTATGGAACTCATCGAGCGTGAAGCATTTCTTAAAACCTTGAAAACGATTGGTGCAAAACTTGCCTTGCACGGGCATTATCACAAAGCTGAAGAGTACCGCATCGATGGCATTCACTTTATCAACTCTGGCTCTGTGCGGCGCAGCGGCAATAAATTCAATGCAATTACCATTCACAGTGATGGCTCCTATGAGAACCGCTTCGTGCGACTGTGA
- a CDS encoding alpha-glucan phosphorylase, with translation MSENSTLPAVEPRVFSTSEIIRKLRILSKNLWWSWNLEAQEIFEALSPRLWSKYNHNPAEVMMNVSEQEISARLGDAVFYEHVRAVLQRFEDYLSETDTWASRHAPEFTEHPIAYFSAEFGLHESLPIYSGGLGVLAGDHIKAASDLGLNFVGISLFYREGYFQQRLSPDGWQQENYPLYRPEYLPMERVCDEQGKPVTVSVELGHSLIYVQGWAVKVGRATLYLLDTNVEQNDVHYRDITSRVYGGDSTTRINQEMVLGIGGVRFLHKLGIRPRVYHMNEGHSAFLTLELLKEEQQSGKSIKAAIEAVRAQCVFTTHTPVPAGHDRFSPELMHYTLDSFLKTLKIDFDTLMALGRENPEDKQSNFTMTVLCLQMSRAANGVSKLHGKVSREMWKALYGGKEEQTPIGHITNGIHTNSWLNRTTINFWMRFSNGNKEFFAESEKLSEIVDKISDEEIWALRYTLRREMIEFVRQRLEEQNLRHGYEMGLMYGHTLSADVLTIGFARRFATYKRAPLIFTDLERIAAIINNPERPVQLVFAGKAHPRDNDGKKFIQEIYHITRMPQFIGKVIFLENYDMNITRHLISGSDVWLNTPLRPLEASGTSGQKIVGHGGLNLSILDGWWCEGYNGKNGFAIGKEDSKLSRDEQDTQDAQSLYDVLEKQVVPEFYERNADGIPKAWIERIRHSIKTLMPVYNTHRMVRDYVEKYYKTA, from the coding sequence ATGTCAGAAAACTCAACACTGCCAGCAGTTGAACCACGTGTATTCTCTACATCTGAAATAATCCGCAAACTTAGAATCTTGTCCAAAAACCTATGGTGGTCGTGGAACTTGGAAGCGCAAGAGATTTTTGAGGCGCTCTCACCACGATTGTGGTCCAAGTATAACCACAATCCTGCTGAAGTGATGATGAATGTATCGGAGCAAGAGATTAGCGCACGATTAGGCGATGCAGTGTTCTATGAACATGTGCGAGCTGTATTGCAACGCTTCGAAGACTACCTTAGCGAAACTGATACATGGGCGTCAAGACATGCTCCAGAATTTACTGAGCATCCCATTGCATATTTCAGCGCAGAGTTTGGCTTACACGAAAGCCTGCCCATTTATTCGGGAGGCTTGGGCGTGCTGGCAGGCGATCACATCAAAGCCGCAAGCGATTTAGGCTTAAACTTCGTTGGTATCAGCCTGTTCTACCGCGAGGGCTATTTTCAACAGCGGCTCTCACCAGATGGATGGCAACAGGAAAATTATCCGCTTTATCGCCCAGAATACTTACCGATGGAACGCGTGTGCGATGAACAGGGAAAGCCTGTAACTGTGTCTGTGGAGTTAGGGCATAGCCTCATTTATGTTCAAGGTTGGGCAGTAAAAGTTGGACGCGCCACGCTGTATTTGCTCGATACCAATGTGGAGCAAAACGACGTGCATTACCGCGACATCACAAGTCGCGTCTACGGCGGTGATTCAACCACACGCATCAATCAAGAAATGGTCTTAGGTATTGGCGGCGTACGATTCTTGCACAAGCTGGGCATCAGACCGCGTGTCTATCACATGAATGAAGGACATTCAGCATTTCTGACACTGGAACTTCTGAAAGAAGAACAGCAGTCAGGCAAATCCATAAAAGCCGCAATCGAAGCCGTACGCGCACAATGTGTCTTTACTACGCATACACCAGTGCCAGCAGGACACGACCGATTCTCCCCAGAACTGATGCACTACACGCTCGATAGCTTCCTGAAAACACTGAAAATAGATTTTGATACGCTCATGGCACTGGGGCGAGAAAATCCTGAAGACAAGCAGTCGAACTTTACTATGACGGTCTTATGTCTGCAAATGTCGCGCGCCGCCAATGGCGTCTCAAAATTGCACGGAAAAGTCTCGCGTGAAATGTGGAAGGCACTCTATGGTGGCAAAGAAGAACAAACCCCGATTGGACACATCACCAACGGCATTCATACCAACAGTTGGCTAAACCGCACGACAATAAATTTTTGGATGCGATTTTCTAATGGCAATAAAGAGTTTTTTGCAGAGAGCGAAAAACTCAGTGAGATTGTCGATAAAATCTCCGACGAAGAGATTTGGGCACTACGCTATACCTTGCGCCGCGAGATGATAGAGTTCGTGCGCCAACGCTTGGAAGAGCAAAATTTGCGGCATGGCTATGAAATGGGGCTGATGTATGGACATACACTTTCGGCAGATGTGCTGACGATTGGATTTGCGCGTCGATTTGCTACCTACAAGCGCGCCCCGCTAATCTTCACTGACCTTGAGCGCATTGCCGCAATTATCAATAACCCTGAGCGACCCGTGCAACTTGTCTTCGCAGGTAAAGCCCATCCACGTGACAACGACGGCAAAAAATTCATCCAAGAAATCTATCATATCACACGCATGCCGCAATTTATCGGCAAAGTGATCTTCCTTGAAAATTACGATATGAACATTACACGCCACTTAATCTCTGGCTCCGATGTCTGGCTGAATACCCCACTGCGTCCACTTGAAGCCAGTGGAACATCAGGACAAAAAATCGTAGGGCATGGCGGTCTCAATCTCAGTATTCTCGATGGCTGGTGGTGCGAGGGCTACAATGGCAAAAATGGCTTTGCAATCGGAAAAGAAGATTCTAAACTCTCGCGAGATGAACAAGATACGCAGGATGCGCAGTCGCTCTACGACGTGTTAGAAAAGCAAGTCGTGCCAGAGTTTTATGAACGCAACGCAGACGGTATTCCAAAAGCATGGATAGAGCGCATTCGCCACTCTATCAAAACACTAATGCCTGTCTATAACACCCATCGAATGGTGCGCGACTATGTAGAGAAGTATTACAAAACTGCCTAA